Genomic window (Candidatus Abyssobacteria bacterium SURF_5):
TTCGTCGCCTCGGGCGGCATGGCCGATGGACGCAGCCTGGTCGCTGCACTCGCGCTCGGTGCGGAAGGCATGAACATGGGTACGCGTTTTATCGCAACCAAAGAAGCGCCGGTCCACGAGAACGTAAAAAAGGCCATCGTCGCCGCCTCCGAACTCGATACCCGCCTGGTGATGCGCGGACTGCGCAACACCGAGCGCGTGCTGATGAACTCGGGCGTCGAACGCATCCTGCAGATCGAGCGCGAGAAAGGCGACAAACTCGCCATCACCGACATCATTCAACAGGTCGCCGGCGTCTACCCCAAGATCATGCAGGATGGCGAAATGGAAGCCGGCGCCTGGAGCTGCGGCATGGTCGCAGGCCTGATCCACGACATACCGACGGTGAAGGAACTGATAGACCGCATCATGCGCGAAGCCGATGCCTTTATCCGGCAGCAAAATTTTTAAAAGAATTTGCCGTAAAAGATTTGATTGTAGTGGATGATTACTGCTGCGGAATCGCCGGGTCTTACGGATTTAAAAAGGAAAAACACAGGCTTTCTATGGAAATAGGCTCACACCTCTTTAAAGCCATAAAAGACACCGGTCCCTCTTTAGTGATAACCGACTGCGGGACCTGTAAAGTTCAGATAAAAGACGGAACGGGTATTTCAGTAAAACACCCGTCTGTGGTTTTACGGGAATATTTAAAGATGCAATAGTTATCAGTTGTCAGTTATCAGTTGTCAGTTATCAGGAAGAACAAAAACTGACAACTGATAACCGATAACTATAAACTATTATTACTCATCAGCTTTTAAGAGGAATAAAAAAACTAAAAACTAAAAACCAAAAACCAACAACTAATTCAACTCATACCAGCTCGCAATCCTCACATTGAAATCGTCACCCCGCAGCTCCGTTACTCTCCCGAGACCGTCAACGCTGTGATTAAATGTTACGGTGCTTTCCTTTGTGCCTTTTATAAGTATGGAATTGTTCCCGTTCCAGTCATCATTTTCAGCCAGATTTCCATTCATACCGATTACCGTACCTGAAACAGTAACGCCGGGTTTTTCCGATACCATGTCAAATGTGGTGGTAATAACATTACCTATGCCATTCAGTATAGTCTGATCAAACGGCGGGGGAATTACAGCATGGCCTGCCTGATATACTGTTGTAATATACACTCGCAGTTAAACGAAAGGCCATGCATGGTTGATTTGAATAATATCCGCGAAGGACTTTCTTTCGACGACGTGCTCCTGGTGCCTTCCCGCTCGGACATCCTGCCGCGCGAGGTGGATCTGAGCACAAAACTCACGCGCAATATTTCCCTCAGAATTCCCATCGTCAGCTCTGCCATGGACACCGTCACCGAGGCTCGCCTCGCAATCGCGCTGGCGCAGGAAGGCGGCATCGGAATCATCCACCGGAATCTCCCGATAAATGAACAGGCGATCGAGGTCGACCGGGTTAAGCGATCGGAAAACGGTGTCATTACCGATCCCATTACCCTGCGCCCGCATAACCGGATCGGTGAAGCTAACGATCTGATGGCGCGATATCATATCTCGGGCGTGCCGATAACGACCGAAGATGGAAAGCTCGTCGGTATCTTGACCAATCGAGACCTGAGGTTCCAGGACGATTACAACAGCCCCATTTCACAAGTGATGACAAAGGAAAACCTGGTCACGGCGCCCGTCGGCACCACCCTCGAGCAGGCAAAAGCCATCCTTCACCGGAATCGCATTGAAAAGCTGCTGCTCGTCGATGAGAAGCAGTACCTGCGCGGGCTGATTACCATCAAAGACATCAGAAAGATCATGGAGTATCCCAACTCCTGCAAGGATACCTATGGCCGATTGTGTGTCGGTGCGGCGGTAGGAACAGGCGACGACGCGCTGATGCGAGCCGAAAGACTCATCCAATCGGGCGTTGACGTGATTGCCGTTGACACGGCTCACGGCCACTCTACGCGCGTTCTTGAGACGGTTCGAAAGCTGAAACTGGATTTCGACGGCGTCGATATCATCGGAGGTAATGTCGCCACCGAAGAGGGCGCCCTTGAACTCATCGAGGCCGGCGCCGACGCCATCAAGGTCGGAGTCGGTCCCGGCTCCATCTGCACGACGCGCATCGTATCGGGCGCAGGCATGCCGCAGATAACCGCGATCAACGACTGCTCCAGGGTCGCCAAGGCTCATGGGGTCCCCGTTATCGCCGACGGCGGCATCCGGTATTCGGGAGATATAACCAAGGCGCTCGCCGCGGGCGCGAGTGCGGTTATGATCGGAAATCTCTTTGCCGGAACCGAGGAAAGCCCGGGCGAAATCATGATATACGAAGGCCGCAGCTATAAAGTCTACCGCGGAATGGGTTCATTACAAGCATTGAGCAGGGGCGGCAGAGACCGCTATTTCCAAGAAAACGAATTCAATATGGACAAGCTCGTCCCCGAAGGCATCGAAGGCCGCGTCGCCTACCGCGGCTCACTTGCCAATTTCGTCTTCCAACTCGTCGGCGGCGTCAAGTCCGGGATGGGATACTGCGGCGTGAAAGACATCCCTTCCCTCCAGGAAAAAGCAAGATTTATTAAACTCACAAATGCGGGCTTGCTCGAAAGTCATCCTCATAACATCACGATTACAAAAGAGGCGCCTAATTACCAGCGGTTCTAAAGACCAACGGCATCAGATCGAAATTCTGGTAATCCTGAACATATAGGCTCTCAGGAAAACCCCCGACTCGCTTTGAAATAACCGTTGTCCCCGGAATGTACTCGATCAAGAAACCGTTGCTTTAAGCCGCTTCCGATTTTGCGCCATGCGGAATTTCCCGATATGCAGACTGATCCTCATTCACAACGTATTCTTGTTCTTGATTTCGGCTCGCAATACAGCCAGTTGATCGCGCGTCGCGTGCGCGAATGCCACGTTTACTGCGAAATCCATCCGTTTGACCTCAGCGCGGCCGCGATTCAAGAAATGCGACCGAAAGGCATTATCCTGTCCGGCGGCCCCGCAAGCGTGCCCGAGGATGGATCACCCTTGCCAGATCCGGCAATACTAAAATTAGATCTTCCCATTCTCGGCATCTGCTATGGCCTGCAGGCGATCGGACAGATCATGGGCGGAAAAGTCATATCGGCCTCCCACAGGGAGTACGGCAAAGCTATTATCACCCACTTCGATCCGCAAGGGCTTTTCCATGGGCTTGAATCGGAATTGACAGTCTGGATGAGCCACGGAGATCGGGTGGACCAATTACCCCCCGGCTTCCTTAACATCGCAATCTCCGAAAATTCACCCGTCTGCGCCATCAAACATGAAGCAAAGCCGATTTACGGAATTCAGTTCCATCCGGAGGTCGTTCACACTCCGCGCGGAATCGATATTCTGCGTAATTTCCTGTTCCGCGTTTGCGAATGCCGACCGACCTGGGACATGGGCTCGTTCTCGGAGGCTACCATCCAAAATATCCGTGAACAGGTGGGTAAAGACCGCGTTTTGTGCGCGCTCAGCGGCGGCGTCGATTCCTCGGTGGTGGCTGTGCTCCTCCACAAGGCCGTCGGCGATCAACTCCACTGTATCTTCGTTAACAACGGCCTTTTGCGAAAGAACGAGCCGCACCTGGTGGAAAATGTTTTTCGAAAGCATTTCTCCATTAATCTGGACGTCGTTGACGCCGAGGAGTGGTTCCTCCAGAAGCTCGAAGGCGTCGAAGACCCGGAA
Coding sequences:
- a CDS encoding nitronate monooxygenase; amino-acid sequence: FVASGGMADGRSLVAALALGAEGMNMGTRFIATKEAPVHENVKKAIVAASELDTRLVMRGLRNTERVLMNSGVERILQIEREKGDKLAITDIIQQVAGVYPKIMQDGEMEAGAWSCGMVAGLIHDIPTVKELIDRIMREADAFIRQQNF
- the guaB gene encoding IMP dehydrogenase, producing MVDLNNIREGLSFDDVLLVPSRSDILPREVDLSTKLTRNISLRIPIVSSAMDTVTEARLAIALAQEGGIGIIHRNLPINEQAIEVDRVKRSENGVITDPITLRPHNRIGEANDLMARYHISGVPITTEDGKLVGILTNRDLRFQDDYNSPISQVMTKENLVTAPVGTTLEQAKAILHRNRIEKLLLVDEKQYLRGLITIKDIRKIMEYPNSCKDTYGRLCVGAAVGTGDDALMRAERLIQSGVDVIAVDTAHGHSTRVLETVRKLKLDFDGVDIIGGNVATEEGALELIEAGADAIKVGVGPGSICTTRIVSGAGMPQITAINDCSRVAKAHGVPVIADGGIRYSGDITKALAAGASAVMIGNLFAGTEESPGEIMIYEGRSYKVYRGMGSLQALSRGGRDRYFQENEFNMDKLVPEGIEGRVAYRGSLANFVFQLVGGVKSGMGYCGVKDIPSLQEKARFIKLTNAGLLESHPHNITITKEAPNYQRF
- a CDS encoding glutamine-hydrolyzing GMP synthase → MQTDPHSQRILVLDFGSQYSQLIARRVRECHVYCEIHPFDLSAAAIQEMRPKGIILSGGPASVPEDGSPLPDPAILKLDLPILGICYGLQAIGQIMGGKVISASHREYGKAIITHFDPQGLFHGLESELTVWMSHGDRVDQLPPGFLNIAISENSPVCAIKHEAKPIYGIQFHPEVVHTPRGIDILRNFLFRVCECRPTWDMGSFSEATIQNIREQVGKDRVLCALSGGVDSSVVAVLLHKAVGDQLHCIFVNNGLLRKNEPHLVENVFRKHFSINLDVVDAEEWFLQKLEGVEDPEKKRKIIGNEFIRVFEEEAGRLGNFKYLAQGTLYPDVIESRSTRGPSATIKTHHNVGGLPEHMNFKLIEPLKELFKDEVREVGRQLGIPDDILWRHPFPGPGLAVRVLGEVNRERLDTLREADAIAIDEIRKAGLYRDIWQAFVVLLPVRSVGVMGDARTYENAVAIRAVTSMDGMTADWFRFPHDVLARMSSRIINEVRGVNRVVYDISSKPPSTIEWE